The following are encoded together in the Longimicrobiaceae bacterium genome:
- a CDS encoding lasso RiPP family leader peptide-containing protein, producing MKKTYSTPTVTVHGSAVEATQGNHGRALELINFRPGHP from the coding sequence ATGAAGAAGACCTACTCCACCCCCACGGTGACGGTGCACGGAAGCGCCGTGGAAGCCACGCAGGGAAACCACGGGCGGGCGCTGGAGCTGATCAACTTCCGCCCCGGCCACCCGTGA
- a CDS encoding lasso RiPP family leader peptide-containing protein translates to MQKKPYTPPTVTAHGPAVAVTLGNGFRHVEKIGFRNGQP, encoded by the coding sequence ATGCAGAAGAAGCCCTACACGCCGCCCACCGTCACCGCGCACGGCCCGGCCGTGGCCGTCACCCTCGGCAACGGCTTTCGCCACGTGGAGAAGATCGGGTTCCGCAACGGCCAGCCCTGA